Genomic DNA from Parasteatoda tepidariorum isolate YZ-2023 chromosome 3, CAS_Ptep_4.0, whole genome shotgun sequence:
TATGTCTACACCTATTAAAAGCCAggtcacctcattaggaggTGAACACTTTATCCACTGCGTCTCTTTGATGatacattgaaataatttatcatacAGTATCAGTTCTTTAAGGACCTATTGCCTTTAAAAGCTACTAATAATTTGAATGTGATTTAAATAAGAGAGGGACATTAGTAGTTGGATGGTtagcattttattcaaatgtacataattttaatcaacaatatgtagtggtagttaatagtttatttagaaatatattcttGATGCAGTACTtaagctaccactttttaaattaataaaagacgGTTATAATTGAtcagctgaaattttttttttagttcatttttagaattactaatccaaaaaaaaatagatgccGTTTTAGTTtactgatttataaaataaaaaaaatatgtaatcttaGCTTAGCTATTGTATTCTTTGAAGCTgcttaaaatgaatgtttcatGAATGAAATGATTAAGCTGAGTaattaagaatgtttttctttaatttaaatagcaaaaaatatcttgacattggaaacacattttaaacCACTTGTAGAATCGGACATAAGTAATAGAGTAAAAAGATATAGCTATAAGTATAAttcaaacaagtaaaattatttataatttattcttttccatttattgttaaaaaaaatcccgctgataaattttacataaatgcaAATATCAGAAAAGAGTATCATGAAATTATTCTTACcaccacttttaaatttttcgaaaatgtgCAATCTAGTATAGTCTTTAATGTgatagtaaagaaataaatcttatttttaaaaaaatgtaagcaaatataactaatatttaccATCTTCTCTGTCGTATGGCAATGATGAATCTTCTGAAAATCTGCGATCTGTTGATGAAGATCTTCTGGGGGATTCGTAAACAATAACTGGACTGTCTCTGCCAGTGGTACTACTAGCAGCTGGACTGCCATCNtttttactaccactttaaatataaaaataaaattttacgccaaatgcgtaaaagttggcaggtatgctagtATAGTCTTTAATGTgatagtaaagaaataaatcttattttaaaaaatgtaagcaaatataactaatatttaccATCTTCTCTATCGTATGGCAATGATGAATCTTCTGAAAATCTGCGATCTGTTGATGAAGATCTTCTGGGGGATTCGTAAACAATAACTGGACTGTCTCTGCCAGTGGTACTACTAGCAGCTGGACTGCCATCAAACCTGGCTTCTGGATTTTCGTCAATACCAGAAAATCGCATCTTTTTAGAATAGCTTTCAGTGTCATAGTCATTTTCGCTCCTTACCGAAGCTCGTTTTAGAACAACTCGTGGATTTAGCCTGGAACATGCATTATAGTCTTCTGGTTCTtgcttaattttaacttttccaaAAGATGCTGACTTCTGAGCTGAACCATTATTTTGTTTCGGCAAATTACCAATAATCGACTCAATTCGAATACGCTTCGCAGTAGAAGTAGAAGCAGATGGTGATCTCTCACGTATTTCGAAGCGTTGAGCATTTCTACGAGCATATGATTCGGGTGAAGTTCTGGCGGAACCTCTGTCATCACGAGTTTGAGTAATTACTAATTTTGGACAGTCCCCACGAGAATGCTCAATGTCATGACAAAGGCAACAAAAAAATGACACTCTTTTTTCTCGTTTCTTAGCCCTAAAAGTTAGGGATAACTTCATATTATCAGGTAATCCACTGTTTCTGAAGACACCGAGATCTTCTATTTCTGGTATGTCAAGTTCAAGCAACCAATTACCACTGCGTATTGTAGGAAATTCTTTAGAAACTGGAATAGAACAAATATCGAGAACGGGTTTCAAATCAAAACTTTCCAATTGATTTTgaagcatttctttaaaatcagtttCCGAATCTGGCATCACATCGTGCACCGTTAATTTAGTCGTGAGAGAATGTATAGAAGCTCTTTCATCCGACAAAGGCAGATATTTTagcttcaaaaagtcctcaaccACAGATTCTTCACTGAAATAAACTCGAAATCCGCCATATTTTCCATCACGCATAACTCCGGTAATAATCGCATTACTACCGTCAACATTTTCCAATATTTCTTTACATCCTCGTATCACCAATTCAACATCCGTATCctgaaaacgaataaaaattccAACGTCTTCgcccattttgaaaataaaaattctaaatttaaaggaTTCTAATTTTCTTCCGAAAAAAATCAATGTCACCGAGTCGCTTCTACATTATTTTCCTGCTACGCCCAGAAAAACTTTTAGATAGTACTAGTTGATCCTAACAACGTTATCATCTACAACGCCTTTCACTGCAGCGCTTAAAACGTTATCAGAACGAAGTACGGGAACAAACTGTGGATGAATCgttcctattttatttatttttgcaaaaacttCCTATTAGGCTGGCGCTGTTTCTTCTATCTCTTAAAAACAGGCATTGGCTTATTGCCAACAAATCTTATAAATTTCCATCTCCGATTTCAAACAAGTAAACGATTGTGTGAGAATTCTCTAAAATGAGAGTTTGATAGGTGATTTATTACTCATCgatagaagttttaaaaaataattctctacGATAAAGTGAAGAAACAATTgctgagaaataattaaaagcaagaCCATGTCGTCCTACACTATTGATCTCTGTATAGTTTtagacataaattattttcataaattattttaaaactttattttaagaaattcagacAACGTTCAATTTCAGGgcaaacgaaatttaaaaaaacaagaagtttgaataattatttttaatgacataaaatttaTCACAGTCATTACATTTTGCATATCTGCCAATGTTTACATCCATTGAAGATAAGTTTACCGATAGTAGTGAAATAACACTCGAATTAACACTTGCATGTCTGCCAAACTTTATAATCTTCAAGTTCTTTCTTAGAGGTAGTGAATGTCAAATGAATGAACATTGTAAATCggcattttatttacatttaacgAACAGTTTAAGACCCCATATGATAATCAACGGGTTTTCCTTATCTAATGAgcgaattatttaaatgtagtagtaatcaaaatagttttagGTCAAATTTGTTAAACTAAGAATCAAGTTAATCATGCATAAATTTCGCTACCACATtagatgcaaaaataaaatctttcagtAAATTCGAAAATTTCAGTCAGGTATAGAGTTGTACAATGAAAATCGTATCACTTGAAACACTTTTATAACAGGGCCAAGCATTAACGCTTAAATGAGTATTGAGTAGTAGATGGGTATTTCCTGCATTTAACTACCACTGCAGTTCTTAAAATGATCGCATGCTCTTGATCtcggataaaaataatatcgatTCACATGTTactcataaattatttacagattGAATCCCCGTGGTGGACAATGAAACAGTCCTTGACATAATGAGGAATTTTTGTCCTTAACatgttgaatgccatgggggtcaccggtgaccggcactaaGTTTGTTCGTAGCACCACGGGGGTCTCTGGTGACCGGAGAAGctaagattattagaaacacataattcgtgtaaatttttgattttttgatattattatagttattaaagtggtttgaagaaattaatacaatatagaacacacaaaaatagttttatttatatacacagcgatgccaacttgctccggacagcgaataaatattttcaagtggtagtaaattaattgtgattcttgttttaataaattcaatttagtagatttttatccaccgttatttctaaacaattcgcaggcttatataattcaccacttgaTAGTATTTATGCCATGCTATAACCTttcaaaaagcaagcaaaaatagttaattatttgcaaaatttactttgtagttatttaccttttttttaaaaattattttggcgtgtctgGAGCAGTTGGCGTCGCTGGTtacgaataaataattaaaaagataaaatggtGTTTTTTGTGTACATTGTACTTTGCATAATTTGTAGCTAGAAGACATTTTTCCAGAAAGCCTAAAAAGCTGGCAAACACTGCATGTGTGCCTAACctcggaaaaaaaagaagactatttctttttcaaataagtcAAAAGTGCTAGCACAAATCTATCgctaacacgttgaatgccatgctAATTTTACATTGCTTGCCCGTCTGGCTAAACTGTAagtaactacaaactaaatttgctaatttgacaaaatttgatAGATTTTAAAAGGTTAAGCACGACTTacctgaaaaaagtggtgaattatctaagcctacgaattgtttataaatagtggtgaattaaaatctactaaattgaatttattaaaccaagaatcacaattaataaactaccacttgaaaatatttattcgctgtccggagcaagttggcatctctgtgtatataaataaaactattttagtgtgttctatattgcattaatttcttcataccattttagtaacgataataatataaaaatattaaaaatttactcgaattacgtgtttcaaataattttgacttcgccggtcaccggtgatccCCCGTGgagctacgaacaaactcagtgccggccaccggtgacccccatggcattcaacatgttaatagcatttatttagaaaattaggaAGCCCCTCCCCCTGCTTGCTCCGCTCGCCATCTCCCGTAATTGCTTCTCTTTAATCATGTTTATTTCTACttcaacataaatattttcctcaaagATTTGaacattttggtttcaaaaagtaCAATAATTGTAACtttatgtaagaatattttgttactgTGCTAATCGTAACGAAATAGACCTAGATTTGAAAGATAATCatttgtatttgagaaaaaaattaccaaaggaATACAGATTGTGAGAAGAGGAAATAAATTCAAGGTAATTTTATTCGTTGAAGAGgctaataataattcaaataagacACGGTTTTAATcgctatttataaattttttggcctagttttgtttttaaatttcactatgAGGACTAAGATTTATAACtggaaatatttaatctttctcTTTCTCGCTTTTGCTACTTTTGATCGACATCCACTTGAGTGCGAGCTcagaaaatactgaaataaggatgtagtaataatttttcttctcaatattcaatgtaatatttaattatttcgatGTAATAATGATTTCTTCGTAACATATATTTTCAGCGACAACgctgtcaaaaaatacaaaaaagcacttaaatttgtaataaatttctaacaaatatGAATatcgagaagaaaaaaaaactcgttaaatttatgttacaaaatgGTCCTTTTTGGTTATGATTAAGTTTCGTTATGATTAAACACACCATTACTCTATTGTattcatttctataaaataatttttaattaaattttaaaaaaaaaccgaaGTATTAAACAGGTGAGCATAaactttgctaccactttaactataaaaataaaaccatgcGGAAATTTGTAAAATCTCTCAGCTTTGGACctgtaaatattgtaaataatttttaaattttttattttctcttgtacaatttacttatttatatagctttgcttaatttcaattttcaatgaagATGAAGAGGCATATAGACCCCCGGGCTAGGTacctcgaaattttttttatatgcaatcATGCAGTCAGACAGCTTTGGACATGGGGATCGCAGGAGTCCAAATTTTGAGCGGgacgaatttaaaataaatcgataaatttcacacataaaaaattcttgtgtctgcaatatatatttgaaaaaggattattttatctctttcaCGTTCTTAACTTTGATGAGTTTAAATCAATG
This window encodes:
- the LOC107446119 gene encoding uncharacterized protein, translating into MGEDVGIFIRFQDTDVELVIRGCKEILENVDGSNAIITGVMRDGKYGGFRVYFSEESVVEDFLKLKYLPLSDERASIHSLTTKLTVHDVMPDSETDFKEMLQNQLESFDLKPVLDICSIPVSKEFPTIRSGNWLLELDIPEIEDLGVFRNSGLPDNMKLSLTFRAKKREKRVSFFCCLCHDIEHSRGDCPKLVITQTRDDRGSARTSPESYARRNAQRFEIRERSPSASTSTAKRIRIESIIGNLPKQNNGSAQKSASFGKVKIKQEPEDYNACSRLNPRVVLKRASVRSENDYDTESYSKKMRFSGIDENPEARFDGSPAASSTTGRDSPVIVYESPRRSSSTDRRFSEDSSLPYDREDGCQDESNALSFNLPTSSQPEMNSERNFNDFYQKEASDISDSGETIRAPRRKKPVYAPVVLPKRIKEIINTREKKQGELTIVELEAFFNHVKKKMSPAKVAKQFTDDVQCLKAQLKWIVQQYYMTPKAGTGEDSRFMKWLEGMLDRFDSVPSKRKKLKTEPED